Genomic DNA from Gemmatimonadota bacterium:
GCACGTCCCCCACGTTGGGGCCACTGGTGACCGTGATGGTCACGCCGTGCAGCACGTCGCTCTCGTGCGACCAATCCACCCGTACCACCTCGGTCGGGTTGCCCGGCTGGGTGATGTCGTTGAAGCGCCATGTACCGCTGGTCCTGTCCACGCGGGACACGCCGCTGTACCACAAGAACTCGTCGAGCGGCGGATTGGTCTGGGGGGCGGTGATGCGCATGTCCCAGGTGACCTGATCGCCCTGGACTACTCCGGCGATGTGGGCGGTCCAGAGCTGACCTCCCTGGGAAGCCGTGTAGCGCCAGTGCCAGCGCCCGTCGTCCTCGAAGGACGGCGTGTTGTTGGCAGCGGCCGCGAACACGGCTGCGGGTACCACCAGATGCAGAGCGGTGATGGCCTGGGCCACCACCACGCTCAGGGCGGCGGTGGTGAAGTTGAGTCCCACACCCGCGACCGCCGCGTTCTGCTCGGCCAAGGCCACGAGGGCGCTCAGGCTCTGCGCCTGAGCCGCCTGGGCCGAGCCCGAGGCCAGCAACCCGAAGTCGGCGTTCATGCTGGTGGCTGCGGGGAGGTCGGGAGGCGGCCCCGCTTCCTGCTCGGGTCCCGTGGTCCCGTTGTCGCAGGCTCCCAGCGCGGCGCCGAGGATCAGGAACAGGGCCCATCCCGACCGCGGCCGGAGGGCGTGTAGAATCGCGTCACGGTGTCGGGTCATGGTTCTCCCGTCCTGTCAGGGTCATCGGTTCGGGCGGGGCCGAGGCTCCGGCGCGCCGCCTTTCATGGTGTGGGTGCGTCCTGCGGCCGCCCCATATGACAGGTAGGGTCCTGGGCACACACCGTGCCTGCTGCGTCAGTGCCCCAGACGACGCCCCCGCTCCACCCAGGTCTCGCCCCGTTGGATCCACTCCGGGGCGGGCTCCCCTTTCAGGTAGTGGCCGAACCACTGGAGGATCCGCCGGTGGTAGTCCACCTGCTGCGTCTCCTCCCGCAGGCCGTGGTCGGCACCCGGATAGACCAGGAGCACCACCTCCTTTCCGGCGCGGCGGGCGTAGTTGTAGAACTCCAGGCCCTGACGGAAGTCGACCACGCCGTCCGCGTCGCCGTGCATCAGCAGCATGGGCGTCTGGAGATTCGTGATGAAGTTGGCGGGGGAGCTCTCCAGGTGTCCTTGCACGTCTTCCCAGTACGGGACCGCCATACGCGCCTGACCCGTCTCCCAGTGTCCCGACTCCGGGAGTCCTCCGTTCCAGTGCACCGCTCCCATGAAGCTCATGAAGTTGGTGATGGCTGCGCCGGCTACGGACGCTGCGAAGCGGTTGGTGCGCGTCGGTAGATAGGCGGCCTGATACCCGCCCCAGGAGTGTCCGATCAGGCCCATCCGTTCAGGATCGACGTGGCCGGTGGCCACCGCGGCGTCGAGGGCGTGCTCGACTGCGTCCAGCGCGGAGGGCCCCGGACGACCGGGCTCGTAGGCGATGTCGGGCATCAGCACGAAGTACCCTTCCTGGGACCACACCTGGTAGTTGTAGTAGCTGCGCTGGCTGGGTGTGTAGTAGCGGTGCAGCCCGTCCGAAAGGCGCTCGTACTGGTAGAGAATCAACGGATAGCGCTTCCCCTCTTCGAAGTTCGCCGGATAGGTGAGGATGGCCTGGAGCGCGTGCCCCGCGTCAGTGGTGTAGCGGAGCAACTCGGTCCGGCCCCACGCGTACTCGTCCTGGAACGCATTGACCGCCGTGAGCCGCCGCAGGGATCGAAGGTCTTCATCGCCCACGAACAGGTCTGGTGCGTCGTCCCAGCGCTCCTGACGCAGCACGTACCGGGCGGCATCACGCGCACGAGTCAGCGACGAGACGCGCGCATCCTCGGACACGAGCGTCTCGGCGGAGCCACCGGGCCGCACCCGCGCGTAGCCGGAACGCTTGGTATCGAGATCGAGGGTGGAGAGCCAGAGGGGATCGGTGTCCGACCAAGGCGTCGCTTCTCCGGGGCGACGCTCGGGATCCACATGCGCGACGCGATAGCGGATGCCCGCCTGCGCGCCCTCCGTCATGCGAGTGAGGACTCCCGTGACGAGGTCCGCGCGCCACACGTCGTGCTTGTCGTAGAGCAGGGCCGTCGTGGTGCCCTCGATCCATGCACCTACGCCCCACGGAGGCCGCGGCCCTGGATAGTCGTAGTCGAAGAGGGGCATGGTGAAGCGACCTGCGTCGCCGATCGCGACGCGTTCCAGCGACGTCAGGTCGACCGCGATCCAGCGATCGTCCTCGTAGACGAGCACTCGGCCATCGGCCGGGCCTTCCTCGATGCCCCAGTGGACGCCCTGCGCGATCCGCGTCCGCTCGCCCGTCCCCGGATCGACGCGGTACCAATCGGCGGACGAGTCGCCCCAGCGTCGTTGCACGCGGTAGGGCGTGTAGTCTGGCACAAGTCCCCACCGGCCTCCCTCGACCATGCGCACGGGTTCCTCCAGGTCCTCGCCTAGGCGCACGAAGCGGTCGGAGCGCAGGTGCCATGCGGCCGCGTAGGTCTGCCGCGCGATGCGGGCCGCGTTGTACTCCTGCGCCCTGAGGATCTGGTCGTCATCCCAGTGCCACACCTGGACGTCCGCTTCCTTGGGCGCGTCCGGGTCGGCTGCCGTCGACTCCGAGGCCGTGCTCGCCGAGTCGTCGGGCTCCGTCGCCGATTTCCCTTTGGGGTCCGGCTCCCACGGTCTCAAGCCCACGAAGACGATGGCGCCATCGTCGCTGAAGGAGATGCCAGCCGACTCGACCACGCGAAGCGTGTCACCGAGACCCGGGTGATCGGCGGCCAATACCTGGGGTGCGGCTGAAGGCGCGGTCCACGCCAGGACGTCGTGTGCATCGTCCTTGCGGTCCTCTCGGGAGACGGAGCGGAGGACGCCCAGGGCGCCGGAGTCTTCATGCCACGTGAGTCCGCGGTAGCGGGCGTTCCGCGAGTCGAGCGTGCGCAGTGTGCCGCTGTCGGGGTCGAACAGCACCACGCCGTTTCCGTCCCCGCCGGCCGTGCGCAGCGTCGCAGCCAGCCGTACCCCGTCCGGTTGCCATGCGAAGCTCTCCACGTTCCCGATCACCGTGCGTCGACCCGACGCCGGGTCCAGCACGATCAGATCCGCTCCCACGCTATCGGCCAGGGGGTAGCCGCGAGCAGCCAGCCAGACGCCATCGTCGCGAAAGGCGACGTCGCTGATCTCGAAGAGCACGGTATCCCTGCCGGGGTTCAGCTCGACCAGACCGAGCCGGTCGTGGATCGGCGTCTTGGAGGCCTCCCGCTCCGCGGGGGAGACGCCCTTGCGGTAGGCGAGCCAGCGCCCGCCCTCGGCGAACACAGGGCGCGTTCCGTGCTCGAGCACCAAGGCGTCGCCGCGCCCACTCGTGGCGTGGACGCGGATCTCGTTGCGCTCGTCGACGCGCTGGATGGACGCTGCCAGCCACTCTCCACTCGGGTCCAAGAGAAACGTGCCCAGGTTCTCGAAACGCCCGTACTCGGACGGCGTAAGCGTGGGCAGCTGCTGCGCCACCAGGGGAGCGGCGAGCCAGAGCCAGGCGAGGCCGGCGGCCAGTCGACGAAGAACGATCATCACATGCTCCAAGGAGATGGTTTCGTTGCTCAGCGTGCTGCTGGGGCACCGCGGATGGCACGCCCGGGCGCGACATCCTCCACGAGTCGGCTGTCCACCACGACGGGAGTTCCGTTCACGATGACATGTCGGATTCCCTCCGAGGTCTGCGCCGGTTCTGCATAGGTGGCGCGCTCGCGAATGGTCGAAAGGTCGAACACCACGATGTCGGCGTCGGCACCGACACTGAGCCGTCCCTTGCGGCGCATGGCGGGTGAGGCCTGCTGCAGCTGTACGGCGGCCAGGTAGCTGGTCTTGCGCACGGCGTCCATGAGGTCGATCAAGCCCTCTTCGCGGACGTATTGGCGGAAGAAGCGTGCGTAGGTGCCCGCCCCGCGCGGATGGCCGCGGCCCTCCGCGTCGATGCTCCCGTCGCTACTGACCATGGTCACGGGGCTGGACAAGGCACGCCGCAGCGTCGTCGTGGGAATGAAGTGGATGATCACCCGGTCGGGTTTGCCGTCGTGGCGATACCGTTCGAACGATGCTTCGGTGAGGCGTTCGCCATTGGAGACCATCTCGATGTCTCCGTAGTCGATCGCCATTCGCTCCCGGAACCCCTCGTCGAACACGGAAGACTCGAGGCCGGTCGATCCCGCCTCCCAAGGATAGGCGTCGGCGGACATGTCGACCCCGTGCGCCGCGGCTCCTTCCAACAGACGCATGGTGAGGTCGATCTCCCGCGGCGACGTAGAGTTCACGTGGGCGATCTGCGCGGAGGCGCCGGTCGCAGCGGCGGTGGCGATCACCTCCTGGATGGCTTTGACGCTGTTGATGGGGTGGGTCGGACCCAGGTAGCGGATATGCAGGTGGACGGGAACCCCGTACCGGCTGGCGAGGGCGAACAGTCGAAACACCTCGTCTTCGTGCGTGCTGGGCACGTACTGCAGTCCGAAGCCGATGCCGAGGGCACCGTCGAGAATCCCCCGGCGGGCGATCTCCACGATGCGCGCCACCTGATCCGCACTGGCGGCCGCGGCGCGTTCTTCTTCGTTGCCGGCGTGGAGCCCCACGGCTTCGCGAGCGGCTTGATGTCCGACCGTGGTGCCGTAGTTGAGCAGCGCGCCTTCCTGCTCCATGCGCTCGTACAGGGCACCCACGTCGGTGGGACCGCCGTGCATCGAGAGGACGGTGGTCACGCCGTCGGTGACCTTGTACAGGGCGCTCGGCAGCTGGGCGGCGGCGACCTGGGTCAGCGGATCGATGAAGCCGGGGGCGACGATCAGTCCGGTGGCGTCGAGCACACGGCGGCCCTGGAGCGGCCCGGACTCGATCGCCGCGATGCGCCCGCCCCGCACTCCGATGTCGGCGACGCCGTCGAACCCGCTCTCCGGATCGAGGACGCGGCCGCCCCGGATGACGAGATCGTATCCCGTATTCTGGGCGGCGAGCGCTGCAGGAGGAAGCACCCAGACGAACGACAGGACCAGCGCGAGGATTCTCATGGCCTCTCCGGGAGAGCGTTGGCAGCAGGCTGGGCCCGCCGCCGCAGGTTGGTCGACTTCCCAGGAAAGAGGCAAGGGCGCCTGGTGGGGCCCACGTTCAGCGGGGCGGGGTCCAAGGCTCCAGTAAGCGGCGCGCGACCCCTGGCCAGGTGAACTCGGCCAGCACCCGCTGGCGGCCCGCCTTCCCCATCCGAGCGCAGAGCTCCGGATCCTCGAGCAAGCGGTCGATCTTGGCGGCGATCGCCATGGAGTTGTGCGGATCCACCAGGAAGCCGGTTCGACCATCGAGAACCGCGTCGCCCACCCCGCCCTCGGCTCCGGCTACGACAGGTTTCTCACAAGCGGCGGCCTCGAGGAACGTGATCCCGAAGCCTTCCGCATCTCCGGTGCGCTCCAACGTCCGACTGGCCATGACCACCACGTCGCAGGCCCGGTACAACTCCACGACCTCCGCGTCGGACAGCGATCCGGTCCACACCATGCGATCGGCCACTCCAAGGTCCCGGGCCAGCCGCCGGAGGCGAGCCTCGACCCGGGCTTCGCCACTCCCGCACACCACGTAGCGAATCCCAGCATAGCGCGCGGCGAGTCGGGGCAGCGCCCGGATCACCTGATCGTGGCCCTTGCGTTCCACCAAGCGTGCCACGGTGAGCAATAACGGCCTCGATGCGATCCCCAGCCGGCGCAGCAGCGCTTCGTCCGGGGGGCGCGGCTGGAAACGCTCCGGATCGACGCCCGGATGGATGACCCGCGTGCGCGCCTCGGGAACGTGCAGACGCTGCTGCAGCTCCAGCTGCGTATAGCCACTCACACAGGCGATGGACCCGGCCGCACGCAATACGCGTCCGAGGCGCACTCGCTGGACCCACCCCAGCCGGCTCGACACCTCCTTCGCGTGCGCGATCAGCACGAACGGCAGGTCCAGCTCGGCGAGGTCGTGCACCACGGGCCGGACCGCCTTCCAGTGGAGGGCGATCACGCGGTCGGGCCGCCCCTCCTTCCGCACGTGGCTCTGCAGGGCGTCCCGCTCCCGGGGACCGCCGCGATGGCCCACGGGGG
This window encodes:
- a CDS encoding amidohydrolase family protein; protein product: MRILALVLSFVWVLPPAALAAQNTGYDLVIRGGRVLDPESGFDGVADIGVRGGRIAAIESGPLQGRRVLDATGLIVAPGFIDPLTQVAAAQLPSALYKVTDGVTTVLSMHGGPTDVGALYERMEQEGALLNYGTTVGHQAAREAVGLHAGNEEERAAAASADQVARIVEIARRGILDGALGIGFGLQYVPSTHEDEVFRLFALASRYGVPVHLHIRYLGPTHPINSVKAIQEVIATAAATGASAQIAHVNSTSPREIDLTMRLLEGAAAHGVDMSADAYPWEAGSTGLESSVFDEGFRERMAIDYGDIEMVSNGERLTEASFERYRHDGKPDRVIIHFIPTTTLRRALSSPVTMVSSDGSIDAEGRGHPRGAGTYARFFRQYVREEGLIDLMDAVRKTSYLAAVQLQQASPAMRRKGRLSVGADADIVVFDLSTIRERATYAEPAQTSEGIRHVIVNGTPVVVDSRLVEDVAPGRAIRGAPAAR
- a CDS encoding glycosyltransferase family 4 protein, with protein sequence MRILLLTRDFPPVEGGIAQFAYGLADGLFRDGHDVTVHARLPPGVEPSPPRGVRVTPVGHRGGPRERDALQSHVRKEGRPDRVIALHWKAVRPVVHDLAELDLPFVLIAHAKEVSSRLGWVQRVRLGRVLRAAGSIACVSGYTQLELQQRLHVPEARTRVIHPGVDPERFQPRPPDEALLRRLGIASRPLLLTVARLVERKGHDQVIRALPRLAARYAGIRYVVCGSGEARVEARLRRLARDLGVADRMVWTGSLSDAEVVELYRACDVVVMASRTLERTGDAEGFGITFLEAAACEKPVVAGAEGGVGDAVLDGRTGFLVDPHNSMAIAAKIDRLLEDPELCARMGKAGRQRVLAEFTWPGVARRLLEPWTPPR
- a CDS encoding YqiA/YcfP family alpha/beta fold hydrolase, yielding MIVLRRLAAGLAWLWLAAPLVAQQLPTLTPSEYGRFENLGTFLLDPSGEWLAASIQRVDERNEIRVHATSGRGDALVLEHGTRPVFAEGGRWLAYRKGVSPAEREASKTPIHDRLGLVELNPGRDTVLFEISDVAFRDDGVWLAARGYPLADSVGADLIVLDPASGRRTVIGNVESFAWQPDGVRLAATLRTAGGDGNGVVLFDPDSGTLRTLDSRNARYRGLTWHEDSGALGVLRSVSREDRKDDAHDVLAWTAPSAAPQVLAADHPGLGDTLRVVESAGISFSDDGAIVFVGLRPWEPDPKGKSATEPDDSASTASESTAADPDAPKEADVQVWHWDDDQILRAQEYNAARIARQTYAAAWHLRSDRFVRLGEDLEEPVRMVEGGRWGLVPDYTPYRVQRRWGDSSADWYRVDPGTGERTRIAQGVHWGIEEGPADGRVLVYEDDRWIAVDLTSLERVAIGDAGRFTMPLFDYDYPGPRPPWGVGAWIEGTTTALLYDKHDVWRADLVTGVLTRMTEGAQAGIRYRVAHVDPERRPGEATPWSDTDPLWLSTLDLDTKRSGYARVRPGGSAETLVSEDARVSSLTRARDAARYVLRQERWDDAPDLFVGDEDLRSLRRLTAVNAFQDEYAWGRTELLRYTTDAGHALQAILTYPANFEEGKRYPLILYQYERLSDGLHRYYTPSQRSYYNYQVWSQEGYFVLMPDIAYEPGRPGPSALDAVEHALDAAVATGHVDPERMGLIGHSWGGYQAAYLPTRTNRFAASVAGAAITNFMSFMGAVHWNGGLPESGHWETGQARMAVPYWEDVQGHLESSPANFITNLQTPMLLMHGDADGVVDFRQGLEFYNYARRAGKEVVLLVYPGADHGLREETQQVDYHRRILQWFGHYLKGEPAPEWIQRGETWVERGRRLGH